Genomic segment of Mucilaginibacter sabulilitoris:
TACTCAATGCGTAAATACAACACAATGATAATAAAATCTAATATAACTATTTGATATAATGAAAAAAATGCAGCTTTTTAGATTTTGCTTTTCTTTAAATAAGTGAAGATTTTTTTGCTTCTTTTCGTAATCTGCCTCATGATACGCGGTGATTCGCTAATCTTGGTGAACCCGGCACTTTCAAATTAACTTGCCGCAATCAAAGACGCAGTATGGATGAGTTTTAAAATTTTTCAAGATATTTTATCATTAATCAATGGGTTATTCTCACCCTCCGATTAATCAAAAGACGGAGGGGTTCGATACATTTTGGATCAAATCTTAAAAACTGCTGATTTTACGCCGTTAAATATCCTTTTTTCTCCTTAAGGCTACTATTCGCTTACAATCCGCAATAAATGAGTTCAACAGGCGTACTTTTGGGTCACACATACGAAATCAAAGACCCTATCAGGGATCTTAGTTTCCAATCGGATAACGTCCAAAATTTACTTTAAAATGCTGCCCGCATAACCTTCAATGGCTCTTTGCGGGGCGCGGTTAATGTAAAACGATCTGTCCTGTGGTGCCCAGGTGCCCAGGCCATCAACATAACGGTTAAACATGCAGAAGGATGCGGCTATCAGCACCGTATCATGAATTTCTTTATCTGTAGCACCTTCCTGCCGGGCTTCATCTACCTGTTCCGGAGTTACATACTTGCCGCCTTTTTGCACGCTGGCCGCAATGGCTAATAAAGCCTTCATTTTGGGTGGCAGGCTGGCCGAGGTGAAGTCGGCTTTGATGGCATCTATCTGCTCCATGTTGCAATCCAGGTAATGGCCGGCGGCAGCCCCATGCACATTCTGGCAAAAAAAGCAATCGTTTAAATAAGATACGTAAGTGCCTATTAGTTCACGCTCGCCGCGGCTTAAGGTATTGTCGCCGCGTAACAAGAATTCAGCAAGTGCATTTAAAGGAGCTTCTGTTTCTGGCCGGTAAAACATCAATCCCCTGATGCCGGGCAGGTCGTTATTTAATTCAATATGTGCCATGGTGTTTTTTTATAATGAATAATTATTGCTGCGGTTGCGGCGGTAAAGTATAACCCTTCGCCATACGTACCCCCATCTCAACATAAGCTTCAGGGTCGGTTGGTGTAAGACTGGCCAAACCATCAACATAACGATTAAACATGCTGAAGGAAGCCGCTATCAATACGGTATCATGTAATTCCCGGTCGGTAGCTCCGAGTGCTTTAGCTGCATCAATATCGGTTTGCTTTACTTCTGTACCTAATATTTGTACTTTACCGGCTATGTTTAACAGGGCCTTCAGCTTGTCGCTTATGGGCGCCTGTTGCATGTCTTTCAACACCTCATCAACAATAGGTTTATCATCCTCATACAAACATCTCGCGGCGGCAGCGTGACTGCTGTAGCAAAACGTACAGTTATTGCGGTACGATACATAAGCCGCTATCAGCTCACGCTCAGCTGGTGATAAGGTAGATTCGCCACGCAATAAAATTTGAGCCAGTTCATAAAGTGGTTTACCTGTTTCGGGCCTGAACATCACGAGTGAGCGGATGCCGGGGACCCCTTCGGGTACATTAATATGTGCCATGATTTTTTATTTAGATTGTAATTGATCAATTATTTAATTCTTTACTTACGCGCTTGAAATTCTAACTTTTAACCTTCTTTTCGTGCCCAAATAGTACTACCAGAAAGCCTACTATAAAAACTAACGAGAAAATGAAAATCGCATTGCCATATCCGCCAAGAGTTGATACCAGCACACCTACAAATAATACAGCGGTGGCCGTAAATATCCTTCCTATGTTAAAACAAAAACCGGTAGCTGTGGCCCTGATACCGGTTGAAAATAGCTGTGGTATATAAGCCGATAATACACCCTGGCTTGCACCAAAAAATAAAGCCAGTATACCTATTTCCGCGTAGATAACCGGGCTGAACGTATTGTTAGTTTTAAACAGCACGAATGACAGCACAGCACATACCGCAAAACAAATGAGCATTGACCGGCGTAATGTTAAGAGGTTTACCATCCATCCCGATAAAAAACCACCGGTTAAACCGCCCATGCCTAAAAACATCATGCTTAAGCCACGCTCTTTAGCGGCATCATGATCGGTAATAAGGCTTTGCACCCAGGTTGGGAGCCACGAAAATATGGCCCACAAGCCTATCAGCATAGTGCCAAAGGTTAACGAACCTACTATGAGTTCGCGGCGATGAGCAGGTGACAGGAGCTTATTCAATGGGTTGTTGCGGTTGACAATATCGTTACGATAAGTGAGCCAGCTTTGCGATTCGGTTAATACCCAGGTTCCGATTAAAGCAAGTGCCAGTGGCACTATACCGATGAGGAAGCCTGACCGCCAGGACGATACCACAAAATTGATAGCGCCCGCCGAAAAAATACCCACCGGAAAAGCGATAGATAAAATGCCGATAATTACAGCCTTGCTTTTGGCGGGCCAAACCTCGCTTACGAGTGTAATGGTTGTTACCAGCACACCGCCTACGCCAAAACCACTCATGAAACGGCATAGCACAACACCCCACCAATTGGGCATTTGCCCGGTAAGTATGGTGAATATACCGTAACAGCTAATTGCCATGAGTAATGTGGCTTTACGCCCCATTTTATCGCTGATAACACCCCAGGTAAAACCTCCTAAAGCCCAGCCAAAAATAAAAATGGCGTTGATATATCCGCTCACCGCGTTGATCTCATCAGCAGGCAAATTACCTTGCAAGTCTTTCACTACCACGGGTAAATAGGTAGACATTAAGGTAGATACTGTGCCCCCCAATGCACTGCTTAAAAAGCAAATGGAGAATAACATAACCCGGTAAGCTGCGCTGATACCTGTTTGTGGTTTTGCAGCTGCCTCATTAACTATAAGTGTGCTCATGTTATTTATTTTAAAAGGTCATCAAATACTATCGATACATAATAAATGGCTCCAATGGCCGGCGAACCATACGATTGGTAAATTTGCTTGTTAAAAATATTACTGCCGCCCAGTTTAACAGTCGATTTGAATTTTGGAAGTTTTTTGCTGATCTGTGCGTCAACCACCGAATAAGCATTTACACGCCCCGGACGGGTGCCATTAAAGGTACCATACCAATCAAATGCGCTTTGCCAGTGCCACGCCACGTTAAACCCAAAGTCGCTGGCAACGTTGCTGTTGCCAAAAGTGGCATTGGTTGCCCATTTTGGTGTGTTAAAAGCGGCGATGTTATTCGGATTGGCATTGCGCAGGTTAAAGGTTGATAAAGTGGCGTTGCCTCCTAATGCATAGCCTTTACCAAATAAATAAGTAAGGCCGGCGCTTGCTCCCTGGGCCGATACCTTGTCGGGCGCATTAGTGTATAATTGAAACGCATGAACCTTACCGTTAGGGATATCACTCGCAGCCGCGGTGTTAATTGTACCATCGGCAGCAACAACAGGATTTTCGGGCTGAATAACTACCGTATTGAGTATAAAATTGGTGTAACTGCTATAGTAGTAGTTTGCATCAATTAAAAGGTTGTCATCAATCAGGCCTTTATAACCCACTTCAAATGCTTTTTGCTGCTCAGGTTTTATATACGCTACGTTTGATTTTTGCAGCAGGTTTTTATTGTTTGCAACAGCTTGCGGGAAAGGCGTACCTGCCTGCATAGCTGCGCCAAATGCAGCGCCGAAAGCACTTACAGACGACGCAGTAAATGAGTTTTCATAAACGTTTAACCCTGCACTGTTTTTAGGTGCACCACCTAATATGGTAATTGGGCCTACGTTAAGGTGAATAAACTGATCAACAGGAGTTGGGTTACGGAAGCCTGTTTGATAGGATGCCCTGAAATTGTGCATTTTATCAACGGTATAAACTGCCGAAAAACGAGGGGTAAAACTGCCTTTAAAGTTTTCGTTTTTATCATAACGGATGGAAGCTGTAAGTTTTAGGTTGTCGTCAAACAGTTTTTTTGCAGCTTGTAAAAACGCGCCATATTCCTGTATGGTTACGCGGTTGGTTTTGTCATCAAATAAGCTTCCGTTGGTAAACATGCGATAATCGCGAAAGCTACCGCCTGCAAGTAGTTCAAATATCTTGATAACCTGGGTAAAATCATATTGACCATCGGCATGGTAAAACTTGCTGTTGCTGAATACACCTGCGCCGCTCAATCCATAATTATGGATGGATGCATCTTTGGCGCTGTTAAAAGCTTCGGTACCCGGTAAAAAACGGCCCTGATCGGCAAAGGCTCTGGCAGCCGTGTTATCATGAGCTGTTACGCCGGCTGCATTGCCAGTATATGCTGCTGAATAACGGGTAAACCAGGTATCATCTGCTTTATCTGGTGTTACGGTATTGCCATTCAAGTCCTTTACCCAATCGCGGTTAATGAACTGTGCAAGCGAGCGTGTGTTGTAAGAATCGTGCGAATTTTCTGAAACCGAATAACCGCGCACAAAAAAGTTGCTACCTTTTAATTCTACGCGGTGTGTTTGCAGCACAAAATTATTCAGGTCAAAACGGCTACTGCCTGTATAGCTTGCAGTACCACGGCCATAGTTATACTGGTAAATTGCCTCTAAATTATTATTGATACGGTATTGCAGCGCACCGTTTAATTTAAGGCTGTAAACATTGTAGTTCATTAGGTCTTTCTCTTCATAACCTGTGCGTGATACCAAACCAATACCCGGCAATGTGCGTGACACTTCATCTCCATAAATGTTCAAAGCATCGCGGCCAGGGTTATTGGGACCGCGCTGCGCTGCGGGCGTAGAGGCACTTACATCTGTATAATCATCAGCATACCAATCGCGCCCGGTCAGGTATGATGCATTTAGTTTAAAGGCAAACTTATCGTTAAAAGCTTTGGCATACCGGGCAGCAAAATCATATAATCCCTGAGGCTTTACAGCTGATTCGCCAAAATGGTTAAGGCCTGTTTTTACCTGTACAGTTAAACCCTGGTATTTGAACGGATCTTTTGTTTTTAAAGATAATAAGCCGTTGAATGCCACCGGTCCATACAATGCGGAGGCGGCACCCGGAATAACTTCCACACTTTCAATATCAATGTCAGACGCACCAAAAAGGTTACCTACAGAAAAATTAAGGCCTGGGGTTTGGTTGTCAACACCATCAACCAGTTGCAAAAACCTGCTGTTTCCGGTACTGTTAAAGCCCCGGGTGTTTACCTGCTTGTAGGTTAAGCTGCTGGTTACTGCTTCAACACCTTTTAAGTTTTGTAGTCCATCATAAAAAGAGAACGAAGGGTTTTCTTTGATGGCTTTTAGGCTCATTTTCTCGATACTAACCGGCGATTGCAAAATGCTTTGGTTAATACGCGTTGCAGACGACACTACCTCATCAAGTATGATGGATTTTTGCTGTAGCTTGAGATTAACAACTTCGCCTATAGAAGTAACATTACTTTCTATAGGCTCATAACCTACAGCTGTTATCAGCAGCGTAAAGGGTGGTTTTATTTTATTAAGATTAAGGCTAAAATTACCTTTTGAATCGGTTATGGTACCGGTTAGTTTTCCATTTATGCTAATACCTGCGCCGGCAACCGGAGAGCCGGTAGCGGCGTCGGTTAAGGTACCCGTTATTTTATTTTCCTGTTGTGCAAACAAGTTTACTGATGATAGTAATAATATGATGAATAAAAGTTTTTTCATGTGACTGAGTTCAAATTAATTAGAATAGGGCTTTATTTTTTTAAATGATCATAGCCTTGCGGTAACCGGGTATAGCCATGGTTAACCAGTCGATCTGCCAATACATTGTAATAGCCAGCATCGGCCGGTAATGCGGTAGCCAACCCGTCAACGTAGCGGTTATAGAGGCAAAATAAAGCAGCAATAAGCACGGTATCATGTATTTCAACATCAGTAGCGCCTGCGGCCTTAGCCCTGTTGATTTCGGTTGTGGTTACATTTTTGCCGCTTTGGCCTGTTAGTTTGGCAATTGTGAGCAAGGCTTTCATTTTCTCACTAATAGGTGCAGTTTCAATGTTTTCTTTAACTCTTTGCGCGGTATCGTTTTCGCCAAAATAGAGATCGGCGGCGGCCGTGTGGGCTGTGGTGCAAAACTTGCATTGGTTGCCGTGTGATACAATTGTGGCTATCAGTTCGCGATCGCCTTCTGATAATGTAGAAGGTCCACGCAGTAAAATCTGTGTCAGATCGCGAATAGGAGCCGCACTATCTTTACGGTACTCCAGTAGCCCGGTAATACCAGGCAAATGTGATTCAAGCGGAATATATGGCATGAGCTTAATTTGAGATTTAAAAATTGGCCGGAGAGTGGTGTTCCTATTGGCGCTATACGATATGTACCGCAACTTTTGCCAAAGGTTAAACACACCAAGGCAAACTATTTATTGTGCAGACTAATTCAGATAAAGCAATTCAATAGTACTAACAGCACTATCCAGAAAAAATAGATTGTAGAGAGGGGTTAACAGGCAGTTTTAGGTGGTTGCTCAGGAATGTCCTGGTGGTAATGAACCAACGGCTGTACAGCTCGTACTGCAGGTTGTTGTAATGTTTTTATGGGGCAGTTAAACTCAATTTGAGCAAAAGAGATATTTAGATTTTCTTGCACAATGATTTTGAAGGGAACATGGTCTTTTTGCGGAACGGGGTTATCCTTGGCGCTTTTGGTATTTAATACATTATTGCCGACCAATTGGGTAGTGTCGTAATTGGGAATACACATCAGGTGAAGCCCTGTCCGTGTCATTTTCATTTTTACATAATTGTAATTGACAGATCCAAACTGGATTTGCCCAACGATATTTTCAAAATTTGCCCAATCGTGAATATTGGGCAGATTAACAGGAATAATTATCTCTGTTAAATCCTTACAATTGTAAAGGCCTTTGCGGGTTTGCTCAGTAAAAAACTTGTCTGTTTTATAAACCAAATATTGACGAAATGCCAGCTGCCCGCCAATATTCAGCAGATGAATGTTTAATAACATCAGAGCAACAAACTTTTTCAAATTGGTTTAATTACAAAAGGTTAACTAAAGATGTGATTTTTAAGCGTGGTTTCAAAATTTATTTTGAATGAGTGATAAGGTCCCTTTGATGCACGAAATTATTGGCAATGCTTACGTTGAAGAACAGTTCGAAATTTGTATCGTCTGGAGTACAAAATATTCTAAAGTGAACTCGAATACAAAAAACACAGACCAACACTTACTTTTTCAAATCTATAATTTTCTTATGATCACTTATAAAGGAGTTAAGTTTGTTGACCATAGAGACTCCATAGTTGATATAAACTTTTTTTATTTTAATTAAACAAATTAATAATGAACGACAACGCATTAGAATTATTTAACCCTCAAAGTAAATCTTTGGTTTTTAAAGTTTTCACGTTTGAGAATGATGAGTATTTTAATAGTTTAAAGCAGTATAATTATTTTTCTGTGATCTTGATTTTATCAGGTAAAGGAAGTCTTATGGCCGATATTTCAGAATACAGCTTTAAGGAAAATAGCCTTATGTGCTTTTCTCTTTATCAGCCGTTTAAGATCCAATGCGAAAAGGGTTTCAAAGGGATCATGGTTAATTTTCATCCTGAGTTTTTTTGTCTTCATAAACACCGGAACGAAGTTTCATGCAATGGCGTTCTTTTTAATAACATTTATGCGTCACCGATCATCAATTTACCTATTGATGAAACGCAATATTTGTTAACAATTATAACCGGGCTTAAAATTGAAATGGAACGTACGGGAACCCATCAACTCGAGGTATTGATATCTTATTTAAAAATATTGCTGATCAACGCCTCCCGAATCAAAATTAAACAGACGCATTTGGAATATGCTTCAATTGAAAAAAGACCGGTTATTCTAAGTAATTTAAAAAATGCCATTGAGGAGCATTTCAAACTACTTCACAGTCCTGGCGACTATGCTGAATTACTAAACATTTCCACCGCAGCGTTAAATAGAATAAGCAAAACTCACTTTAATAAGACATTGTCAAACCTCATAGCTGACAGAATAATTATTGAAGCAAAGAGACAGTTATACCTAACCTCCAAACCCGTTAAGTTGATCGCTTACGAATTGGGGTTTAATGACGAGTTTTATTTTAGCCGTTTTTTTAAGAGCAATGTGGCTATATCTCCTCAGTATTTCAGAGATACGGTTGGCTTTGACCGTGAAAGTATCTGATACCCAACAAAAGCTAAATTTTTATGATAATAATTTCGTGATCGCTTATGGTTTATCCATGTCATTACCCGATTTATCCATGTTGCCAGGTTTTGCAAACAATGACATTTGCATCATGACAATAGAACAAAGATTTCCGCTACCCCCATGGGATATGGAAAACGCGGCACAAAAATTACAAATCATAGAAGACGAATGGAACACTCTTGACCCGGAAAAAGTAATAACAGGTTATGCTCCTGAGGCTGAAGTTCGCTATGGCACAGAGTTTTTGAACGGACATGAAGAAATTAAACAATTCTTAAACCGTAAATGGGAACAACAATTGGGTTTTAAACTAAAGCTGGATCTTTGGGGGGCACTTAAAGGCAGGATGGCTGTAAGGTTTGAGTGTGAATGGCATGATATTGCCGGACAATGGTATAGAAGTTATGGTGTACAGGTTTTTGAGTTTGACGACAATGGATATGTGCAAATGAATTTTACCAGTTTTAATGACGAACCTATAACTGAAAGCGATCGAAAATTGGTGTGAGCTGTTCGACGGTTGTACTTTGGTCACTTAAGAAGGCGCCCTTAATCGGACGTCTTCTTCTTTTGAACCGCAAGCACCAGCCTAAATCAGGAACCATACTACTTTAACAACTTTACCATTATATTATTTATCCACGCTTCCTGCTTCGGAAAATCACGATAACTTTTAATATCACTAAGTAACTGACTGTCTGGATTTATCCCTGCAGATTGCAGTATGGCATAATCCTGCAACGCTTCTGCGAAAACCTCCCATCTGATAGAGTCATACGGACCATCGGGCCCCGGATAAACCACAAACGGATCGCCCTCGGCTATACCCGGATAGGCGGTAGCAGCACCCTCATTGAATGGATCGATAGATTGTTCGGTATCCAGCTTATACCAAAAATTGTATCCCCAGTGCAGGAAACCCTGCGCTTTTAGTTTATAGAACAGAAAGCCCGACATGCGTATTTTTGCCAAAGGGGTATCGTAAAAACGATTAAGCCATGGCCCACGCGGCCCGGTACAATAATAAACCCAATGCGGTATACCTTCTTTTAAATAACTTTCAGCCGAACTGATAATAGGAACCGGAATATCAGTCAGCTTTTCACGGCCATACCTTATATCGCTCAGCGCGTCCATTACTTTCATCCAGGGCGCTAATTCATGCAGAATATTTCTTGCTTTTTTGTAGTTTTCGATATGTTCAGACCATGGCTCATCGGATAAATGGAAATAAGAGTTTTCCAATAAATTCTCCTTCTTTAAAAAGTGATGGAATTCCGGAAGATATTGCTTCAAAAAATTAATATATACAGGGTCTGTAGCTTTCAAGTGCTCATCCCATAACATTTTATACGTACCATCTTCGTTTTTAGCATATATGTGCATGGCATCCGCTACCCCCCAGTACAGCCATAAATGGGCCCACTCAAACTTTGCATAACCTAATTCATGGCACATATCAACAAACCGTTTTACGTTTGTCCAATCAAAAGTATACTTGCCCGGGCTGGTTTCATTAACAATCAGCATTTGGCAGGGTTTCTTAAATACAGCCCGCAATTCAAACAGGTTTTGAATAAAAGCCACATCATTGCCGTGTTCAATCAGGTTTTTCATTTGCGCGCGGGTGAGCTGCCACCAGCGTTCATCATACAACGCTGTTTTATAATACAACGCTGTGGCTTCGCCCCGCCACCAATGGGTTACGTGAAAATCATGACGCGGTTTGACCACCAAACGAGCCACCTTAATTTTAACCGAAAGGTGCTGTTCCTTCTGCGCTTTTCCTTCTGTCCATGATAGTTTTACTTTACACTCATGCTCGCCGGGCAATATCGCTGCCGGTACGGTTAAGGTTATCCAAAATGAACGGCTGGCATAAGGTGTTGCGTCGGATTTGGAAACAGGGTAAAGCGGTTCGGGTAACATCCCCGGCAAATAGCCAATACCGTCTATTTCCTCTTTGCTTACATCAGTATTGAAATGCGGGAAAGGCACCAGTCCTACATATCGCACCTGTGTATGGATATCTCCGCCTTCTACAACGCAAGCAATCTGCGTTTGATCCTTCATTTGGTTATGGAATGCCACCTGAAAAGATATCTTGCTGTTTCGGGCGGCGAGTAGTGTCATATTACTCCTTTGCAGCACCGGTGATTGTGGAAACACTTT
This window contains:
- a CDS encoding carboxymuconolactone decarboxylase family protein; the protein is MAHIELNNDLPGIRGLMFYRPETEAPLNALAEFLLRGDNTLSRGERELIGTYVSYLNDCFFCQNVHGAAAGHYLDCNMEQIDAIKADFTSASLPPKMKALLAIAASVQKGGKYVTPEQVDEARQEGATDKEIHDTVLIAASFCMFNRYVDGLGTWAPQDRSFYINRAPQRAIEGYAGSILK
- a CDS encoding carboxymuconolactone decarboxylase family protein; its protein translation is MAHINVPEGVPGIRSLVMFRPETGKPLYELAQILLRGESTLSPAERELIAAYVSYRNNCTFCYSSHAAAARCLYEDDKPIVDEVLKDMQQAPISDKLKALLNIAGKVQILGTEVKQTDIDAAKALGATDRELHDTVLIAASFSMFNRYVDGLASLTPTDPEAYVEMGVRMAKGYTLPPQPQQ
- a CDS encoding MFS transporter, with amino-acid sequence MSTLIVNEAAAKPQTGISAAYRVMLFSICFLSSALGGTVSTLMSTYLPVVVKDLQGNLPADEINAVSGYINAIFIFGWALGGFTWGVISDKMGRKATLLMAISCYGIFTILTGQMPNWWGVVLCRFMSGFGVGGVLVTTITLVSEVWPAKSKAVIIGILSIAFPVGIFSAGAINFVVSSWRSGFLIGIVPLALALIGTWVLTESQSWLTYRNDIVNRNNPLNKLLSPAHRRELIVGSLTFGTMLIGLWAIFSWLPTWVQSLITDHDAAKERGLSMMFLGMGGLTGGFLSGWMVNLLTLRRSMLICFAVCAVLSFVLFKTNNTFSPVIYAEIGILALFFGASQGVLSAYIPQLFSTGIRATATGFCFNIGRIFTATAVLFVGVLVSTLGGYGNAIFIFSLVFIVGFLVVLFGHEKKVKS
- a CDS encoding TonB-dependent receptor yields the protein MKKLLFIILLLSSVNLFAQQENKITGTLTDAATGSPVAGAGISINGKLTGTITDSKGNFSLNLNKIKPPFTLLITAVGYEPIESNVTSIGEVVNLKLQQKSIILDEVVSSATRINQSILQSPVSIEKMSLKAIKENPSFSFYDGLQNLKGVEAVTSSLTYKQVNTRGFNSTGNSRFLQLVDGVDNQTPGLNFSVGNLFGASDIDIESVEVIPGAASALYGPVAFNGLLSLKTKDPFKYQGLTVQVKTGLNHFGESAVKPQGLYDFAARYAKAFNDKFAFKLNASYLTGRDWYADDYTDVSASTPAAQRGPNNPGRDALNIYGDEVSRTLPGIGLVSRTGYEEKDLMNYNVYSLKLNGALQYRINNNLEAIYQYNYGRGTASYTGSSRFDLNNFVLQTHRVELKGSNFFVRGYSVSENSHDSYNTRSLAQFINRDWVKDLNGNTVTPDKADDTWFTRYSAAYTGNAAGVTAHDNTAARAFADQGRFLPGTEAFNSAKDASIHNYGLSGAGVFSNSKFYHADGQYDFTQVIKIFELLAGGSFRDYRMFTNGSLFDDKTNRVTIQEYGAFLQAAKKLFDDNLKLTASIRYDKNENFKGSFTPRFSAVYTVDKMHNFRASYQTGFRNPTPVDQFIHLNVGPITILGGAPKNSAGLNVYENSFTASSVSAFGAAFGAAMQAGTPFPQAVANNKNLLQKSNVAYIKPEQQKAFEVGYKGLIDDNLLIDANYYYSSYTNFILNTVVIQPENPVVAADGTINTAAASDIPNGKVHAFQLYTNAPDKVSAQGASAGLTYLFGKGYALGGNATLSTFNLRNANPNNIAAFNTPKWATNATFGNSNVASDFGFNVAWHWQSAFDWYGTFNGTRPGRVNAYSVVDAQISKKLPKFKSTVKLGGSNIFNKQIYQSYGSPAIGAIYYVSIVFDDLLK
- a CDS encoding carboxymuconolactone decarboxylase family protein, whose amino-acid sequence is MPYIPLESHLPGITGLLEYRKDSAAPIRDLTQILLRGPSTLSEGDRELIATIVSHGNQCKFCTTAHTAAADLYFGENDTAQRVKENIETAPISEKMKALLTIAKLTGQSGKNVTTTEINRAKAAGATDVEIHDTVLIAALFCLYNRYVDGLATALPADAGYYNVLADRLVNHGYTRLPQGYDHLKK
- a CDS encoding helix-turn-helix domain-containing protein, encoding MNDNALELFNPQSKSLVFKVFTFENDEYFNSLKQYNYFSVILILSGKGSLMADISEYSFKENSLMCFSLYQPFKIQCEKGFKGIMVNFHPEFFCLHKHRNEVSCNGVLFNNIYASPIINLPIDETQYLLTIITGLKIEMERTGTHQLEVLISYLKILLINASRIKIKQTHLEYASIEKRPVILSNLKNAIEEHFKLLHSPGDYAELLNISTAALNRISKTHFNKTLSNLIADRIIIEAKRQLYLTSKPVKLIAYELGFNDEFYFSRFFKSNVAISPQYFRDTVGFDRESI
- a CDS encoding DUF1348 family protein — translated: MTIEQRFPLPPWDMENAAQKLQIIEDEWNTLDPEKVITGYAPEAEVRYGTEFLNGHEEIKQFLNRKWEQQLGFKLKLDLWGALKGRMAVRFECEWHDIAGQWYRSYGVQVFEFDDNGYVQMNFTSFNDEPITESDRKLV
- a CDS encoding DUF4091 domain-containing protein: MKSKILILISRAFILCLFSIPSVYAADKTDSLNQHMDVWLESALNKVFPQSPVLQRSNMTLLAARNSKISFQVAFHNQMKDQTQIACVVEGGDIHTQVRYVGLVPFPHFNTDVSKEEIDGIGYLPGMLPEPLYPVSKSDATPYASRSFWITLTVPAAILPGEHECKVKLSWTEGKAQKEQHLSVKIKVARLVVKPRHDFHVTHWWRGEATALYYKTALYDERWWQLTRAQMKNLIEHGNDVAFIQNLFELRAVFKKPCQMLIVNETSPGKYTFDWTNVKRFVDMCHELGYAKFEWAHLWLYWGVADAMHIYAKNEDGTYKMLWDEHLKATDPVYINFLKQYLPEFHHFLKKENLLENSYFHLSDEPWSEHIENYKKARNILHELAPWMKVMDALSDIRYGREKLTDIPVPIISSAESYLKEGIPHWVYYCTGPRGPWLNRFYDTPLAKIRMSGFLFYKLKAQGFLHWGYNFWYKLDTEQSIDPFNEGAATAYPGIAEGDPFVVYPGPDGPYDSIRWEVFAEALQDYAILQSAGINPDSQLLSDIKSYRDFPKQEAWINNIMVKLLK